Proteins encoded together in one Lysinibacillus sp. FSL K6-0232 window:
- the nadC gene encoding carboxylating nicotinate-nucleotide diphosphorylase: protein MNIIKLEEMLKQFFNEDIGDGDLSSEFIFSAKEQGAFSFYAKEQGIFCGSPIIEHGFLLLDHSMEIQLYKQDGDKVEAGDVLAVIKGPLQKLLMGERVILNLIQRMSAIATATHQAVQKTKGTNAKICDTRKTIPGLRMLDKYAVRIGGAYNHRHGLYDAIMLKDNHIAFAGSITKAVQAARAKVGHTVKIEVEIETKAQLDEAITAGADIIMFDNRSPEEIRAWLPAVPPSIATEASGGITLENLQAYAQSGVQWISLGSLTHSVQAFDISALVQMKGDHSIVYY from the coding sequence ATGAATATCATCAAACTCGAGGAAATGCTCAAGCAGTTTTTTAATGAAGATATTGGTGATGGGGATTTATCGAGTGAATTTATATTTTCAGCTAAGGAACAAGGAGCTTTTTCTTTTTATGCAAAAGAGCAAGGTATTTTTTGTGGCTCCCCCATTATTGAGCATGGCTTTCTTCTACTCGATCATTCAATGGAAATCCAGCTTTATAAACAGGATGGCGATAAAGTAGAGGCTGGTGATGTTCTCGCTGTTATTAAAGGGCCATTGCAGAAATTATTAATGGGTGAGCGCGTTATTTTAAACCTTATTCAACGTATGTCTGCTATTGCTACAGCTACCCATCAAGCTGTTCAAAAAACAAAAGGAACCAATGCGAAAATATGTGATACACGTAAAACGATTCCTGGTTTGCGTATGCTCGATAAATATGCTGTAAGAATCGGTGGTGCTTATAATCATCGTCATGGTCTATATGATGCAATTATGTTAAAAGATAATCATATTGCCTTTGCTGGTAGCATTACAAAAGCTGTTCAAGCGGCTCGTGCAAAAGTCGGTCATACTGTGAAAATCGAAGTTGAAATTGAAACAAAGGCACAGTTGGATGAAGCAATTACGGCAGGGGCAGATATTATTATGTTTGATAATCGTAGTCCCGAAGAAATACGTGCATGGCTCCCTGCTGTTCCCCCCTCAATTGCAACAGAAGCTTCAGGAGGTATTACATTGGAAAATTTACAGGCTTATGCGCAATCAGGTGTTCAGTGGATTTCACTTGGTTCATTAACACATTCCGTTCAAGCCTTCGATATTAGTGCACTTGTACAAATGAAAGGAGATCATTCCATTGTCTATTACTAG
- the nadB gene encoding L-aspartate oxidase translates to MDVITDVVIIGSGIAALQAATLLEKHFQVEIVTKSEVHVSSSYRAQGGVAAVISEKDHIEYHIADTLKAGEYHHEQGHVEALIKDGVKIIDSYLKAGLPIDRHSNGKPALGLEGAHSHHRILHAGGDRTGQILIDYLLHKLSPKTKIHCYEMAYELLLNTDGDCIGVLTKGQHGNKRYFAHHIILATGGAGALYASTSNYPTSTGDGIALAFRAGAAISDMEFMQFHPSLLWCENKARGLVSEAVRGAGGVFVDAQRQPIMKGLHEQLDLAPRHITALALYQKRAAGEETFIDIASINNFRTRFPTIAQLCDDHHIDLQNGLIPVAPGSHFLMGGVIADDKGRTTITNLYAVGEVACTGVHGANRLASNSLLEGITFGQKMAQFIIQKGCHQRNFMLAQHEYSHALPPLMSKQQLQQQMMQSLGIVRTMDDMQYLAQQLPSLPSLLHVPLKKLEQTELELLMMHIVATLMVQAAIARTETRGAHIRTDTPKMEAQWANRWIIFSQGQMKVRNSLYEYHQTRGNAQAVF, encoded by the coding sequence ATGGATGTAATAACAGACGTTGTTATTATTGGCAGCGGTATTGCTGCACTTCAAGCCGCCACATTGCTTGAAAAGCATTTCCAAGTAGAGATTGTGACAAAGTCAGAGGTACATGTTAGTAGCTCTTATCGTGCACAAGGCGGTGTTGCTGCTGTTATCAGTGAAAAAGATCATATTGAATATCATATTGCGGATACATTGAAGGCAGGAGAATATCATCATGAGCAAGGGCATGTAGAAGCACTAATAAAAGATGGTGTGAAAATAATCGATAGTTATCTAAAAGCAGGGCTACCAATTGATCGACATAGCAATGGGAAGCCTGCGCTAGGCTTAGAAGGAGCCCATAGCCATCATCGTATTTTACATGCAGGTGGTGATCGCACTGGTCAAATTTTGATTGATTACTTGCTTCATAAGCTATCACCTAAAACAAAGATTCATTGTTATGAAATGGCTTATGAGCTTTTACTGAATACAGATGGTGACTGTATAGGTGTGTTGACAAAGGGACAACACGGTAACAAGCGTTACTTTGCTCATCATATTATTCTAGCAACAGGCGGTGCAGGCGCTCTCTATGCAAGCACATCGAATTATCCAACAAGTACAGGAGATGGCATTGCTCTAGCCTTTCGTGCAGGTGCTGCCATTAGCGATATGGAATTTATGCAATTTCATCCAAGCTTGCTATGGTGTGAAAATAAAGCGAGAGGATTAGTTTCTGAAGCTGTGCGAGGCGCTGGCGGTGTCTTTGTGGATGCACAGCGTCAGCCCATTATGAAAGGCTTACATGAACAGCTTGACTTAGCGCCAAGACATATTACTGCATTGGCACTTTATCAAAAGCGTGCCGCTGGTGAGGAAACGTTTATTGATATTGCTAGCATTAATAATTTTAGAACGAGATTTCCAACGATTGCGCAGCTCTGTGATGACCATCATATTGATTTACAGAATGGGTTAATCCCTGTAGCACCAGGAAGTCACTTTTTAATGGGTGGTGTTATCGCTGATGATAAAGGACGAACTACAATAACTAACTTATATGCAGTTGGTGAAGTCGCTTGTACTGGTGTCCATGGTGCGAATCGTTTAGCCAGCAATTCCTTATTGGAAGGTATTACATTTGGGCAAAAAATGGCACAATTCATTATTCAAAAAGGCTGCCATCAAAGAAATTTTATGCTTGCCCAGCATGAATACTCTCATGCCTTACCACCTTTAATGAGTAAACAGCAATTACAGCAACAGATGATGCAATCTTTAGGCATTGTTCGAACGATGGATGATATGCAGTATTTAGCACAGCAATTGCCTTCCTTACCATCACTTCTCCATGTTCCTTTAAAGAAGTTGGAGCAAACAGAGCTGGAATTATTGATGATGCATATTGTTGCAACATTGATGGTGCAGGCTGCCATCGCAAGAACTGAAACACGGGGCGCCCATATTCGTACAGATACACCTAAAATGGAGGCACAGTGGGCAAATCGTTGGATTATTTTTTCACAAGGACAAATGAAAGTGAGGAACTCTTTGTATGAATATCATCAAACTCGAGGAAATGCTCAAGCAGTTTTTTAA
- a CDS encoding IS4 family transposase: MAKNTTIFTLLQNFISQEELDGILAEFQFEDTARKCNVATLLDYLVGAATFEWKSMRHAADVAPAHGLKSVDYSTLSKRLGELNYLIVKRIFELIVGRLNRAARRSLKLKKELLAIDSTTITVGKTRLPWALYHGNRSGIKLHVSFTNETGMPLQIVETTGLKHDGPIGVQLEDKRFILVADRAYFSIDKVDRYAKTQQDFVIRLKENIQLNRKKSLQRAAVEGSNIVADFTCTLGTAQKQTEKRHRIVEFTDYEGAIVRVVTNLRDVSAEEIAGMYKERWAIESFFRWIKQNLNVPVLFGTTKNAVFSQLFAALIAYVLLKFLHSRIQLKSDVDSLSFAGFTRLFLWHALPVKWRTYVEEILSSARMIYQKSVT, from the coding sequence ATGGCTAAGAATACCACGATTTTCACATTACTTCAAAACTTTATTTCACAGGAAGAACTGGACGGGATTCTAGCTGAGTTTCAGTTTGAAGATACGGCTCGTAAATGTAATGTAGCGACACTTTTAGACTACTTGGTTGGTGCTGCTACATTTGAATGGAAAAGTATGCGCCACGCTGCGGATGTTGCACCCGCACACGGCTTAAAATCAGTGGACTATTCGACACTTTCAAAACGTTTAGGTGAACTGAATTACCTCATCGTGAAGCGTATTTTCGAATTAATTGTCGGCCGATTAAACCGAGCTGCAAGGCGTTCTCTCAAGTTAAAAAAAGAACTTCTGGCAATTGATTCGACAACGATTACGGTCGGAAAAACTCGTTTACCATGGGCGCTTTATCACGGGAATCGTTCAGGGATCAAACTGCACGTCAGCTTTACAAATGAAACAGGTATGCCTCTTCAAATCGTTGAAACAACTGGGCTGAAGCATGATGGTCCAATCGGTGTTCAATTAGAAGATAAGCGTTTTATTTTAGTGGCGGATCGTGCTTATTTTTCAATTGATAAAGTCGATCGATATGCAAAAACGCAGCAGGATTTTGTCATTCGTTTAAAAGAGAATATTCAGTTAAACCGTAAAAAATCGTTACAACGAGCAGCTGTGGAAGGTTCAAATATCGTCGCAGACTTTACTTGTACGCTAGGTACGGCACAAAAACAAACCGAAAAACGCCATCGTATTGTCGAGTTTACCGATTATGAAGGTGCGATTGTACGTGTCGTCACGAATCTTCGCGATGTATCCGCAGAAGAAATCGCAGGCATGTATAAGGAACGTTGGGCAATCGAATCCTTCTTTCGCTGGATTAAACAAAATTTAAATGTGCCAGTATTATTTGGCACGACTAAAAATGCGGTATTTAGTCAGCTTTTCGCCGCGTTAATTGCCTATGTTTTATTAAAGTTTTTACACAGCCGCATTCAGTTGAAATCAGACGTAGACTCCTTGTCATTCGCAGGTTTTACACGCCTGTTTCTTTGGCATGCGCTTCCGGTGAAATGGCGAACGTACGTCGAAGAAATCTTATCATCAGCTCGGATGATTTATCAAAAAAGTGTTACGTGA
- the nadA gene encoding quinolinate synthase NadA, whose amino-acid sequence MSITSLLQQTTLLPEHYRTLSVKEMESRILAIKKKLGYKLFIPGHHYQKDEVIQFADATGDSLQLAQLSAANKEAEHIVFCGVHFMAETADMLTTKQQHVYLPDMRAGCSMADMADIYQTEQAWPILQQLFGDTIIPLTYVNSTAAIKAFTGKHGGACVTSSNAKALVQWAFTQKQRIFFLPDQHLGRNTAYDLGIPLENMAVWNPHSNKLETEQPLEDIQVILWKGHCSVHEGFTVYHTEIVRQQYPHMRIIVHPECSREVVAAADDAGSTKYIIDTINQAPSGTAWAIGTEMNLVNRIIKQHPDKHIISLNENFCPCLTMNRIDLPHLLWCLESIEQGQPHNRIQVDEQTTAEALSSLERMLARR is encoded by the coding sequence TTGTCTATTACTAGTTTATTACAACAAACGACATTACTACCTGAGCATTATCGAACATTATCTGTAAAGGAAATGGAATCTCGTATTTTAGCCATCAAAAAGAAATTAGGATATAAGCTATTTATTCCAGGTCATCATTATCAAAAGGATGAAGTCATTCAATTTGCTGATGCAACCGGTGATTCCCTCCAGCTAGCACAATTATCAGCAGCAAATAAAGAAGCTGAGCATATTGTATTTTGCGGTGTTCATTTTATGGCTGAAACTGCAGATATGCTAACAACAAAACAACAGCATGTTTATTTACCAGATATGCGAGCAGGCTGTTCGATGGCGGATATGGCAGATATTTATCAAACTGAACAAGCATGGCCGATTCTTCAACAGCTCTTTGGTGATACAATCATCCCATTAACATATGTAAACTCAACGGCTGCTATTAAAGCATTTACAGGCAAACATGGTGGTGCATGTGTAACGTCATCTAATGCAAAGGCACTTGTACAATGGGCTTTTACTCAGAAACAACGTATTTTCTTTTTACCTGACCAACATTTAGGAAGAAATACTGCCTATGATTTAGGCATTCCCCTTGAAAACATGGCTGTGTGGAACCCACATAGCAATAAGCTAGAAACAGAGCAGCCTCTTGAAGATATTCAAGTTATTTTATGGAAGGGGCATTGTTCTGTGCATGAAGGATTTACAGTTTATCATACAGAAATAGTTCGTCAGCAATATCCACATATGCGAATTATTGTTCATCCTGAATGCAGTCGTGAAGTGGTAGCAGCAGCTGATGATGCAGGCTCAACAAAATACATTATTGATACTATTAATCAAGCACCAAGCGGCACTGCTTGGGCAATAGGGACAGAGATGAACCTTGTTAACCGTATTATTAAACAGCATCCAGATAAACATATTATCTCGTTAAACGAAAACTTCTGCCCTTGCCTAACAATGAATCGAATCGACCTTCCACATTTGTTATGGTGTCTTGAAAGCATTGAACAGGGACAGCCACATAATCGTATCCAAGTGGATGAGCAAACGACAGCTGAAGCACTTAGTTCCCTAGAAAGAATGCTAGCTAGAAGATAA